One Nostoc punctiforme PCC 73102 DNA window includes the following coding sequences:
- a CDS encoding universal stress protein — MKRILLCTDGSSFSQSSYQYAAWLAPRMTAAIEVLYVTDIRTQKTAGTGDWSGSIGIDASKELLNKLVDLEHEKAKLNHQKAKLILQNAEHFFITSGVSDVKFTHHTGFLVDSLHEFEAQVDLIILGKRGENAEFASGHLGANLERVIHSSHKPCLVTSHNFQPISKILLAYDGGKSCQKALQFLMESPAFKDMELHLLTVAKKQGDEAAMPHLQTAEIKARTTGFAPICQIIHGEAEKVIANYVEAQNINLLIMGAYAHSRIRHLVIGSTTAQMLRSSHIPVLLFR, encoded by the coding sequence ATGAAAAGAATTCTTCTCTGCACTGATGGATCTTCTTTCTCTCAAAGTAGTTATCAGTACGCTGCGTGGTTAGCTCCCAGGATGACTGCTGCAATCGAGGTACTTTATGTCACAGATATCCGCACCCAAAAGACAGCTGGAACAGGCGACTGGAGTGGGAGTATTGGCATTGATGCTTCTAAAGAACTATTAAATAAGTTAGTAGATTTGGAGCATGAAAAAGCAAAACTTAACCATCAAAAAGCAAAACTCATTCTCCAAAATGCCGAACATTTTTTTATAACCAGTGGAGTTAGTGATGTGAAATTTACTCATCATACTGGTTTTTTGGTTGATAGCCTCCACGAATTTGAAGCACAAGTAGATTTAATCATACTTGGAAAACGAGGCGAAAATGCTGAGTTTGCTTCAGGACACCTCGGCGCTAACTTGGAGCGTGTGATACATTCTAGTCATAAACCTTGCCTTGTAACATCACATAACTTTCAGCCAATAAGTAAGATACTGCTAGCTTATGATGGCGGTAAGAGTTGTCAGAAAGCTTTGCAGTTTTTAATGGAATCACCTGCTTTTAAAGACATGGAACTTCATTTGCTCACTGTAGCAAAGAAACAGGGAGATGAAGCAGCCATGCCTCACCTGCAAACTGCTGAAATAAAAGCACGTACAACTGGCTTTGCACCAATTTGTCAGATAATACATGGTGAAGCAGAAAAGGTTATAGCCAACTACGTAGAAGCCCAGAACATCAATTTACTAATTATGGGAGCTTACGCACACAGCCGCATTCGGCACTTAGTAATTGGCAGTACTACAGCCCAAATGCTACGCAGCAGCCATATTCCTGTCTTGCTGTTTAGGTAG
- a CDS encoding acyltransferase: protein MNNLKHFSKLKRFQQLLLTTLLGDVPTIFGGVKLRNLLYRAIFPRIGSSVYIQDGVEFISTDAIQIGDGVYIFKGVRIDGRGHENNRIHLENGVILERNVLIGAINNTSIHIGQDTFIGPSVCISGPGDIKIGKHCLIAAHTAIYANNHNFTDPTEPIKYQGITCKGIVIEDDCWLGHGVKVLDGATIGRGSVIGAGAVVTKDIPPFSVAVGVPARVIKSRDGKELFKSTESTLLTSN, encoded by the coding sequence ATGAATAACTTGAAACATTTTTCAAAGTTGAAGCGGTTTCAGCAACTTTTGTTGACCACTCTTTTAGGCGATGTTCCAACAATTTTCGGGGGTGTAAAGTTACGGAATTTGCTATATCGCGCTATTTTTCCTCGGATAGGTAGTTCAGTTTATATTCAAGATGGTGTTGAATTTATTAGTACTGATGCTATTCAAATTGGGGATGGAGTTTATATTTTTAAAGGTGTTCGTATCGATGGAAGAGGACACGAAAACAATAGAATTCATCTCGAAAATGGAGTTATCCTAGAGCGCAATGTTCTAATTGGGGCAATAAATAACACTTCTATTCACATTGGACAAGATACTTTTATTGGCCCTAGCGTTTGTATTAGCGGCCCTGGAGATATCAAAATTGGTAAGCACTGTTTAATTGCAGCCCACACTGCAATATATGCCAATAATCACAACTTTACAGATCCGACAGAACCAATTAAATACCAAGGTATTACTTGTAAAGGAATCGTGATTGAGGATGACTGTTGGCTAGGACATGGGGTAAAAGTATTAGATGGTGCCACCATTGGTAGAGGCAGTGTTATTGGTGCTGGTGCTGTTGTTACTAAAGATATTCCCCCATTTTCGGTAGCTGTGGGTGTACCTGCACGAGTAATTAAAAGCCGTGACGGTAAAGAACTTTTCAAATCTACAGAATCGACTTTATTAACTTCAAACTAA